A genomic stretch from Desulfohalobium retbaense DSM 5692 includes:
- a CDS encoding glutamate synthase-related protein, which yields MSIAERDACAIIALVNKQGQATHANIVRTIQALKHMAHRSGDINGEGDGCGITTDIPTAIWGRHLESQGLSRHLAESRRFFVGHLLLPKDQARDVGDLQRRARDVFAQRDLEILVEKEDGARSAELGPRGQTEAPFFWQIAGLVPDGDRQQARRTLFDLELALEREVPAWAPASLSVESVVYKLRGAPDLLPRVYPELQDESTRSVMTLGHSRYSTNTLPTVERSQPFSLLGHNGEINTIERLRSAARVLGIPPVPGGSDSQDLNRILEGLIHLQGFDPLEALEMVFPAVDSLVQRYDPELQNVYALYRWFFPPSAQGPAAVVARSGDVCMGSVDALGLRPLWFGESDYDWYLSSEKGVVDLELTMSDPVPLAPGEKKAIVAGRGRPAEVKDYSAIQSELAALLKRRQTLWESTRSLYTAPIPLSEDHSGDKASEALPEEVPLAALRAFGWQHYDLDIRKQVVRTGRPVIGSMGHQAPLACLRQEALPTLAEFFKEEVAVVTNPAIDREREGEHFSTRILLGSRPDWRHLNDSSPVGLMLETPVLLDRLVQDHLTQEEYKDLCRTSGTVALEEVQAFFTAQGREQERFVSLDASFCPGTQSLQARLEGLTAEAIEAVDGGASILVLDDQRCFERACAPVDPGLAVSTIGTALEGQGRRRRCGLVVRSGAVRNLHDLMFLLGLGADAVAPYLLWQVALQTRGTAIPAHEAVQRTMHVLQVGMEKVMSTMGIHELCGYGRIFASVGLGADVAAHFATANFCAGITGGLDFAALERLARLRVEAFNASSQERLHKDPPRNPKVGRLIRGAATGQLGYAELAKGLDALEEEHPTALRHIWDVAPLSAQPGKRLAMDEVDIGIGEHAMPVVIAAMSFGSQGENSFRAYARAAQKANIVCLNGEGGEIPDMLGRFRAHRGQQVASGRFGVSMELLNSSDFLEIKVGQGAKPGEGGHLPGNKVSDMVAQARHCRPGIDLISPSNHHDIYSIEDLTQLITELKTAQPTARVSVKIPVTSGVGTIAVGVAKAGADIINLSGFEGGTGAAREHAKKYVGLPVEIGVVEAHNALLEAGLREHVELWCDGGLRSGKDILRMVLLGANRVGLGTAALMAIGCISCQRCHLDRCPRGISTQLRDAAQAKAKGVKGFSPLDLKEETENLARLLRALGEDLKRRVADLGAHRLQDLVGRRDLLVQNRLKETVDTASLLKLPDTSGTEVCTYPHLVRRPLNFLTKLIADLSLERFAAGSGLVQFVDEGVHSTDRAVGTYLSGAMIREYGMQEHRRAQLRLQASVPGNGLCAFNIPAIDTIVSGGAQDGTGKGSFGGKVAVLKGSNLQGSRVDGSTGKSFAYGAIHGLFFVQNYADSRACIRLSGADVVFGGRIKGPIKEAGNIAPYAHLKGFAFEYMTGGRVVVLGDPGPWICAGMTGGVVYQCLYPEWGFDRDALQHRLSKGAFVDIVDMDETATTDVRDLLAGYIQELEASFQEAEAEAVRALADRVVDRFVAIRPRGSREVEAE from the coding sequence ATGTCTATAGCTGAACGAGACGCCTGTGCGATCATCGCCCTGGTCAACAAACAGGGTCAAGCCACCCACGCCAACATTGTTCGGACCATCCAGGCCTTGAAACACATGGCCCACCGGTCAGGGGACATCAATGGCGAGGGGGACGGTTGCGGGATCACAACGGATATCCCGACAGCGATCTGGGGCCGACATCTGGAAAGTCAGGGCTTGTCCAGGCATCTGGCTGAAAGCCGGCGTTTTTTTGTGGGCCACCTCCTGTTGCCCAAAGACCAAGCCCGTGATGTTGGTGACCTCCAGCGCCGGGCCCGTGATGTCTTTGCCCAACGTGATCTGGAGATCCTTGTGGAAAAAGAGGACGGCGCCCGCAGCGCTGAACTCGGTCCCCGGGGCCAGACGGAGGCGCCATTTTTCTGGCAGATCGCCGGTCTGGTGCCTGATGGCGACCGGCAACAGGCCCGTCGGACCCTTTTTGACCTCGAACTCGCCCTGGAGCGGGAGGTCCCGGCCTGGGCCCCGGCCTCGCTCAGTGTGGAATCGGTTGTCTATAAGCTCCGGGGGGCTCCCGATCTTTTGCCGCGGGTCTACCCGGAACTCCAGGACGAAAGCACCCGCTCGGTCATGACTCTGGGGCACAGCCGGTATTCCACGAATACCCTGCCGACTGTGGAGCGTTCCCAGCCCTTTTCGCTTCTGGGGCACAATGGGGAGATCAACACCATAGAACGATTGCGCAGCGCCGCCCGAGTTCTCGGCATCCCTCCAGTTCCTGGCGGAAGCGATTCGCAGGACCTCAACCGCATCCTCGAGGGGTTGATCCATCTCCAGGGATTTGACCCCCTGGAGGCTCTGGAAATGGTCTTTCCTGCCGTGGATTCCTTGGTCCAGCGATACGACCCGGAGTTGCAAAATGTGTATGCCTTGTACCGCTGGTTTTTTCCTCCGTCGGCCCAGGGTCCGGCTGCTGTCGTGGCCCGCTCCGGGGATGTCTGTATGGGCAGTGTCGACGCCCTTGGCCTGCGACCGCTGTGGTTCGGTGAAAGCGATTACGACTGGTACCTGTCCTCGGAAAAAGGGGTCGTGGACCTGGAACTGACCATGAGCGACCCTGTGCCACTGGCCCCGGGAGAAAAGAAGGCGATCGTCGCGGGACGGGGCCGTCCGGCGGAAGTCAAGGATTATAGCGCCATTCAGAGTGAGTTGGCGGCACTGCTCAAGCGGCGGCAAACGCTTTGGGAGAGCACGAGGTCGTTGTACACAGCGCCAATTCCCCTTTCGGAAGACCACAGCGGTGACAAAGCATCTGAAGCCCTCCCGGAAGAGGTCCCCCTCGCTGCCCTCCGGGCCTTTGGCTGGCAGCACTATGACCTGGATATCCGCAAGCAGGTTGTGCGCACCGGGCGGCCCGTTATCGGTTCCATGGGCCACCAGGCGCCTCTGGCCTGCCTGCGCCAGGAGGCGCTGCCCACGCTTGCTGAATTTTTCAAAGAGGAAGTGGCGGTGGTGACCAACCCGGCCATCGACCGGGAGCGGGAAGGAGAACATTTTTCCACCCGGATCCTCTTGGGCAGCCGGCCGGATTGGCGCCACCTCAATGACAGCTCACCGGTGGGGTTGATGCTGGAGACCCCGGTGCTTTTGGACCGTTTGGTCCAGGATCATCTGACGCAGGAGGAATACAAGGACTTGTGCCGGACCAGTGGCACCGTTGCTCTGGAGGAGGTTCAGGCCTTTTTCACCGCCCAGGGGCGCGAACAAGAGCGCTTTGTCAGTCTGGACGCGAGTTTTTGCCCCGGGACGCAAAGTCTGCAGGCCCGCCTGGAGGGATTGACCGCTGAAGCGATCGAGGCGGTTGATGGCGGCGCCTCCATTTTGGTCCTGGACGATCAGAGGTGTTTTGAGCGCGCCTGCGCTCCTGTGGATCCGGGACTGGCGGTCAGCACGATCGGCACCGCCCTGGAAGGGCAGGGACGGCGGCGCAGATGCGGACTGGTCGTGCGCTCCGGGGCGGTGCGCAACCTCCACGATCTCATGTTCCTGCTCGGCCTCGGCGCTGATGCGGTGGCGCCGTACCTTTTGTGGCAGGTGGCGCTGCAGACCAGGGGGACCGCTATCCCGGCCCATGAGGCTGTGCAGCGGACCATGCACGTTCTCCAGGTGGGGATGGAAAAGGTCATGTCCACCATGGGCATCCATGAACTCTGCGGCTACGGGCGGATTTTCGCCTCTGTCGGATTGGGCGCGGATGTTGCCGCTCACTTCGCGACAGCCAATTTTTGTGCGGGCATCACCGGCGGGCTCGACTTTGCCGCCCTGGAACGCTTGGCCCGGTTGCGTGTGGAGGCCTTCAATGCCTCCAGTCAGGAACGGTTGCACAAGGATCCTCCGCGTAACCCCAAAGTGGGGCGTCTGATCCGCGGGGCGGCCACGGGACAATTGGGATATGCCGAATTGGCCAAGGGCCTCGACGCCCTTGAAGAAGAGCATCCCACGGCTTTGCGCCATATATGGGACGTGGCTCCGCTGTCCGCTCAGCCTGGGAAGCGGCTGGCCATGGACGAGGTGGACATCGGAATCGGGGAGCACGCCATGCCGGTGGTCATTGCCGCCATGTCTTTCGGCTCCCAGGGCGAAAATTCCTTCCGTGCCTACGCTCGGGCGGCCCAAAAGGCGAATATTGTGTGCCTCAACGGCGAGGGGGGGGAGATTCCCGATATGTTGGGCCGATTTCGGGCCCACCGCGGTCAGCAGGTGGCTTCCGGCCGTTTCGGGGTGTCCATGGAGTTACTCAATTCTTCGGATTTTTTGGAAATAAAGGTAGGTCAGGGAGCCAAGCCCGGTGAAGGAGGGCACCTGCCCGGCAATAAAGTTTCGGACATGGTCGCCCAGGCGCGGCACTGCCGTCCCGGCATAGATCTCATCTCCCCGTCCAACCACCATGACATCTATTCCATCGAGGATCTGACACAGCTGATAACCGAACTCAAAACAGCCCAGCCCACCGCGCGTGTTTCGGTCAAAATCCCCGTCACCAGCGGAGTGGGGACCATTGCCGTCGGCGTGGCCAAGGCTGGCGCCGACATCATCAATCTGAGCGGATTCGAGGGCGGCACGGGCGCGGCCCGGGAACACGCCAAGAAATATGTCGGGCTGCCCGTGGAGATCGGTGTCGTCGAAGCGCACAATGCCCTGCTCGAAGCTGGGCTGCGGGAGCATGTCGAGCTCTGGTGCGACGGCGGGCTGCGCAGCGGCAAGGATATCCTGCGCATGGTGCTTTTGGGGGCCAATCGGGTCGGCCTCGGCACTGCCGCGCTGATGGCTATCGGATGCATCAGTTGCCAGCGGTGTCACCTCGACCGCTGTCCCAGGGGGATTTCCACCCAATTGCGCGACGCGGCCCAGGCCAAGGCCAAAGGCGTCAAAGGGTTCAGTCCTCTGGATCTCAAGGAAGAGACGGAAAATCTTGCGCGACTGCTGCGAGCCCTGGGTGAAGATCTCAAGCGGCGGGTGGCCGATCTCGGCGCTCATCGGCTGCAGGACCTCGTCGGGCGGCGGGATCTCTTGGTCCAAAACCGCCTCAAGGAGACGGTGGATACGGCCTCCTTGCTCAAATTGCCTGACACTTCGGGCACGGAGGTCTGCACCTATCCCCATCTGGTCCGCCGTCCCCTGAATTTTTTGACCAAGCTCATCGCTGATCTCAGCCTGGAGCGTTTCGCTGCCGGCAGTGGCCTCGTCCAATTCGTCGACGAAGGTGTACACAGCACCGACCGGGCGGTGGGCACCTATCTTTCCGGAGCCATGATCCGGGAATACGGCATGCAGGAACACCGGCGGGCGCAATTGCGTCTGCAGGCCTCGGTTCCAGGAAACGGCCTCTGCGCCTTCAATATCCCGGCCATTGATACGATTGTCTCCGGAGGGGCGCAGGATGGCACTGGAAAGGGGAGCTTTGGCGGCAAGGTAGCTGTACTCAAGGGAAGCAACCTGCAGGGCAGCCGCGTGGACGGGTCGACCGGCAAGAGCTTTGCCTACGGGGCCATTCACGGGCTGTTTTTTGTTCAGAATTATGCGGATTCCAGGGCTTGTATCAGGCTCTCCGGAGCCGATGTCGTCTTTGGAGGGCGGATCAAAGGGCCCATAAAGGAGGCGGGCAATATCGCCCCCTATGCCCATCTGAAGGGATTTGCCTTTGAATACATGACCGGCGGGCGGGTAGTCGTCCTTGGCGACCCGGGCCCATGGATCTGTGCCGGGATGACCGGCGGGGTCGTCTACCAATGCCTGTATCCTGAGTGGGGATTTGACCGCGATGCCTTGCAGCACCGCCTTTCCAAGGGAGCGTTTGTGGATATTGTCGATATGGACGAGACCGCTACGACTGATGTGCGCGATCTCCTTGCCGGCTATATTCAGGAACTTGAAGCGAGCTTTCAGGAGGCCGAGGCCGAGGCTGTCCGGGCGCTGGCAGACCGGGTCGTTGACCGCTTTGTGGCCATCCGACCGCGGGGATCGCGGGAAGTTGAGGCGGAGTAA
- the htpX gene encoding zinc metalloprotease HtpX codes for MTNQLKTGLLLGLLTGLLLLFGSMLGGNGGLAIAFVFAIAMNVGSYWYSDRIVLSMYKAKELRREDAPQLHNIVEELAAKAEIPKPRVFLMPEQAPNAFATGRTPKQGVVAVTEGILRLLSPEELKGVLAHEMGHIRNRDILIQTVAATLAGVIMFVANIVKWGALFGGFGGDDEEGGSPLIALAMAIVAPIAAMLVQMGISRSREYLADETGARLSGNPEYLASALQKLDNYSHQARMKSGNPATAHMFIVNPFAGLSMANLFSTHPATADRIARLRQMR; via the coding sequence ATGACCAACCAACTGAAAACAGGGCTCTTACTGGGGCTTCTCACCGGACTGCTGCTGCTTTTCGGAAGTATGCTCGGTGGCAACGGCGGTCTGGCCATCGCTTTTGTCTTTGCCATTGCCATGAATGTCGGGAGTTACTGGTATTCGGACCGCATTGTCCTGTCCATGTACAAGGCCAAGGAACTGCGACGGGAAGACGCCCCACAGCTCCACAACATCGTCGAGGAGTTGGCGGCCAAGGCTGAGATTCCCAAACCGCGGGTTTTTTTGATGCCCGAACAGGCCCCGAACGCCTTTGCGACCGGGCGCACGCCCAAGCAGGGTGTCGTGGCCGTGACCGAAGGGATCTTGCGCCTGTTGTCGCCTGAAGAACTCAAGGGCGTGCTGGCCCACGAAATGGGGCATATCCGGAATCGGGACATCCTCATTCAGACCGTGGCGGCAACCTTGGCGGGGGTCATCATGTTCGTGGCCAATATCGTCAAGTGGGGGGCGCTGTTTGGCGGTTTCGGTGGCGACGACGAGGAAGGTGGGAGTCCGTTGATCGCTCTGGCCATGGCCATTGTGGCCCCGATTGCGGCCATGCTCGTCCAGATGGGGATTTCTCGCTCCCGGGAATACCTGGCTGACGAGACTGGAGCGCGGTTGTCCGGCAATCCGGAATATCTCGCCAGCGCTTTGCAAAAGCTGGACAATTACAGCCACCAGGCGCGGATGAAAAGCGGCAACCCGGCCACAGCCCATATGTTTATCGTCAATCCGTTTGCCGGACTGAGTATGGCCAATCTCTTCAGCACCCACCCGGCGACCGCCGATCGTATTGCCCGCCTGCGGCAGATGCGCTAG
- a CDS encoding RsbRD N-terminal domain-containing protein — translation MLQSTQDMGQPFVDLLRSHKKPLLEQWFHRILATYPDDTAKFYGSKKDPFANPVGNTLHKEIDAIFDELLLEQSSDLLPSAVDAIVRVRAVQDYTASAAVSFFLLLKDVVRENVGQEALDNGLYLDLLAFEGRVDQLCLLAFDAYMQCREKIWSMKANEVQQRTKNLLRQANIVWTVPEDTPESGGGHP, via the coding sequence GTGTTACAATCGACCCAGGATATGGGGCAACCGTTCGTCGATCTGCTCCGGTCCCATAAAAAGCCACTGCTCGAGCAGTGGTTTCACCGTATTTTGGCGACGTATCCCGATGATACGGCCAAATTTTACGGCAGCAAAAAGGACCCGTTCGCCAACCCGGTGGGCAACACGCTGCACAAAGAAATCGACGCCATTTTTGATGAGCTGCTCTTGGAGCAGAGCTCGGATCTTCTGCCGTCAGCGGTCGACGCCATTGTCAGAGTCCGCGCTGTCCAGGACTACACCGCCTCGGCAGCGGTTTCGTTCTTTTTGCTGCTCAAGGACGTGGTCCGGGAGAACGTGGGACAGGAGGCGCTGGACAACGGGCTGTACCTTGACCTGCTCGCCTTTGAGGGGCGGGTGGACCAGTTGTGCTTGCTGGCCTTTGACGCCTACATGCAGTGCCGGGAAAAAATCTGGTCCATGAAGGCCAATGAGGTTCAACAACGGACCAAAAACTTGTTGCGCCAAGCCAATATTGTGTGGACGGTTCCGGAGGACACTCCGGAGTCTGGTGGGGGACATCCCTAA
- the dsrM gene encoding sulfate reduction electron transfer complex DsrMKJOP subunit DsrM — translation MNALYSLVLVLAMTAVAVIGAGAAGWHFLFGVLIPYVAVALFVVGFVYKVVDWARSPVPFRITTTCGQQESLPWIKQNKLDNPSTNAGTIGRMILEVLFFRSLFRNTKLQLVQEKGPKLTYGSSKWLWLFALVFHWSFLIIVLRHMRFFTEPVPGVFLGLEALDGMLQIGAPTLYLTDLLIVAGLTYLFVRRVVVPQIRYISLPADYFPLFLLLGIALSGIFMRYFAKTDIIAVKELTMGLATFNPVVPEAVGAIFYVHLFLVSILLVYFPLSKLMHMGGVFMSPTRNLPNNNRMQRHTNPWNYPVKVHTYQAYEDEFRDVMKEAGIPVEKE, via the coding sequence ATGAATGCTCTTTATTCCCTGGTCTTGGTTTTGGCCATGACAGCCGTAGCGGTGATAGGGGCCGGAGCGGCAGGGTGGCACTTCTTGTTTGGAGTGCTGATCCCCTACGTGGCGGTTGCTCTCTTTGTTGTCGGGTTTGTCTACAAGGTGGTGGACTGGGCGCGATCCCCGGTTCCCTTCCGGATCACGACGACCTGTGGCCAGCAGGAATCACTGCCGTGGATCAAGCAGAACAAACTGGACAATCCCTCGACAAATGCTGGCACGATCGGCCGGATGATCCTGGAAGTCCTGTTTTTCCGCTCCCTGTTCCGGAACACGAAGTTGCAGCTTGTCCAGGAAAAAGGACCCAAGCTGACCTACGGCTCCAGCAAATGGCTGTGGCTGTTCGCCCTGGTGTTCCACTGGTCTTTTCTGATCATTGTCCTGCGCCACATGCGCTTTTTCACGGAACCGGTCCCAGGTGTCTTCCTGGGCCTGGAAGCCCTGGACGGGATGCTCCAGATCGGGGCCCCGACCCTGTATTTGACCGATTTGTTGATCGTTGCCGGTCTGACGTATCTGTTCGTGCGCCGGGTGGTCGTTCCCCAAATCCGGTACATCTCGTTGCCGGCCGATTACTTCCCCCTGTTTTTACTGCTCGGGATCGCTCTGAGCGGTATTTTTATGCGCTACTTCGCCAAGACGGACATCATCGCGGTCAAGGAACTGACCATGGGCCTGGCGACCTTCAACCCCGTCGTGCCTGAAGCGGTGGGAGCGATTTTTTATGTGCACCTCTTCCTGGTCAGCATACTCCTTGTCTACTTTCCGCTGTCCAAACTGATGCACATGGGCGGGGTATTCATGAGTCCGACCCGGAATCTGCCCAATAACAACCGCATGCAACGGCACACCAATCCTTGGAACTACCCGGTCAAGGTCCACACGTACCAGGCTTACGAGGATGAATTCCGTGACGTCATGAAAGAAGCAGGAATCCCAGTGGAAAAGGAGTAA
- the dsrK gene encoding sulfate reduction electron transfer complex DsrMKJOP subunit DsrK: MSELPKPEHLADINHTPPRRNWMDIPAEFRPGTWCYPAAPKNLKYLGFPNPREWSPLDDDWKLPENWQEIVHQGFRERLDKYRSLKVFMDTCVRCGACADKCHFFVGGGDPKNMPVLRAELLRSVYRKDFTMAGKIMSKLTGSRVLTEDVLKEWFLYFYQCTECRRCSAYCPYGIDTAEITMMARELLHLVGININWIMEPAANCSRTGNHLGIPPHTFKDIVDFMVEDIEDITGVKIDPPINKKGADILFITPSGDVFADPGTYTFMGYLMLFHELGLNYTLSTYASEGGNFGLFTSHEMIKRLNAKMYAEAKRLGVKWILGGECGHMWRVINQYMDTMNGPADFLEVPRNPITGTVFHNARSTKMVHITEFTADLLQHNALNLDPSRNDHLKVTYHDSCNPARAMGLLEEPRQVIKGVCNNFYEMPDNTIREQTYCCGGGAGLNTDEFMEMRMRGGMPRANAVQHVHDKYGVNMLSCVCAIDRATLPPLMEYWVPEVGVTGVHELVGNALVMKGEKKRELDLRGEELPEKEG; this comes from the coding sequence ATGTCAGAGCTTCCGAAGCCCGAACACTTGGCGGATATCAACCATACCCCGCCGCGCCGCAATTGGATGGATATACCGGCTGAGTTCCGTCCCGGGACCTGGTGTTATCCCGCTGCTCCCAAGAATTTGAAATATCTCGGCTTCCCGAATCCCCGGGAATGGTCGCCCTTGGATGACGACTGGAAACTGCCCGAAAACTGGCAGGAAATCGTCCATCAGGGATTCCGTGAACGGCTGGACAAATACCGCTCGCTCAAGGTGTTCATGGACACCTGCGTTCGTTGCGGGGCGTGTGCGGATAAATGCCACTTTTTTGTCGGCGGCGGCGACCCCAAGAACATGCCGGTCCTGCGTGCCGAGCTGTTGCGCTCGGTATATCGCAAGGACTTCACCATGGCCGGCAAGATCATGAGCAAATTGACCGGCTCGCGCGTTTTGACCGAAGATGTGCTTAAAGAGTGGTTCCTGTATTTTTATCAATGCACGGAATGCCGGCGTTGTTCCGCCTATTGCCCCTACGGCATCGATACCGCCGAGATCACCATGATGGCCCGCGAACTGCTGCATCTGGTGGGCATCAACATCAACTGGATCATGGAACCGGCTGCCAATTGCAGCCGCACCGGCAACCACCTCGGCATCCCCCCGCATACGTTCAAGGATATCGTCGACTTCATGGTCGAGGACATCGAAGACATTACCGGCGTGAAGATCGACCCGCCCATCAATAAAAAGGGCGCGGACATCCTGTTTATCACCCCGTCCGGCGACGTTTTTGCCGATCCGGGGACCTATACCTTCATGGGCTATCTGATGCTCTTCCACGAGCTGGGGCTCAACTACACCTTGAGCACCTATGCCTCTGAAGGCGGGAACTTCGGCCTGTTCACCTCCCATGAAATGATAAAGCGCCTCAACGCCAAGATGTACGCTGAAGCCAAACGGCTGGGCGTCAAATGGATCCTCGGCGGCGAGTGCGGTCACATGTGGCGGGTGATCAACCAGTACATGGACACCATGAACGGTCCGGCTGATTTTCTGGAAGTGCCGCGTAACCCGATCACCGGGACGGTCTTTCACAATGCCCGTTCGACCAAAATGGTCCATATCACGGAGTTTACGGCCGACCTGTTGCAGCACAACGCCCTGAACCTGGACCCGAGCCGCAACGACCATCTCAAGGTGACCTACCACGACTCCTGCAACCCGGCCCGAGCCATGGGGCTCCTCGAAGAGCCGCGTCAGGTGATCAAAGGGGTCTGCAACAACTTCTACGAAATGCCGGACAATACCATCCGCGAGCAGACTTATTGCTGCGGCGGCGGCGCCGGCCTGAACACCGACGAATTCATGGAAATGCGTATGCGCGGCGGTATGCCCCGGGCCAATGCCGTCCAGCACGTCCATGACAAGTATGGTGTGAACATGTTGTCCTGTGTTTGCGCCATCGATCGGGCGACCCTGCCCCCGTTGATGGAGTACTGGGTGCCCGAGGTGGGCGTGACCGGGGTCCACGAACTCGTGGGCAACGCCCTGGTCATGAAGGGCGAAAAGAAGCGTGAGCTCGATCTGCGTGGCGAAGAGCTGCCGGAGAAGGAGGGCTAG
- the dsrJ gene encoding sulfate reduction electron transfer complex DsrMKJOP subunit DsrJ: MYDGGKVITGLIIFVGLMTFPFWFNLGNAAYERPELQEVKDAEECIEPTEYMRTEHMQLLNDWRDSVVREKNRIYVSTTGKEVTMSLQNTCMDCHTSKQEFCDKCHNSAAVSPYCWDCHIAPEEEQQGTESAPKEESHG, encoded by the coding sequence ATGTACGACGGCGGTAAAGTTATCACCGGATTGATCATTTTTGTCGGTTTGATGACCTTCCCTTTCTGGTTCAATCTTGGCAACGCCGCTTATGAGCGCCCTGAGTTGCAAGAGGTCAAGGACGCGGAGGAGTGCATCGAGCCCACCGAATACATGCGCACGGAACACATGCAATTGCTTAATGATTGGCGCGATTCCGTGGTGCGTGAAAAAAATCGGATCTATGTCAGCACCACCGGCAAGGAAGTGACCATGAGCCTGCAAAATACCTGCATGGACTGTCACACCAGCAAACAGGAATTTTGCGACAAGTGCCACAATTCGGCGGCGGTTTCGCCGTACTGCTGGGATTGCCATATCGCCCCCGAAGAGGAGCAGCAGGGGACCGAAAGTGCGCCTAAGGAGGAGTCCCATGGATAA
- the dsrO gene encoding sulfate reduction electron transfer complex DsrMKJOP subunit DsrO: MDNTRRKFLKIAGMAAAVGMGSGVAGSAVASYKPHLSKHEQRKEALEGKRWGLVIDTRKFKSHKDFERCIEACHKIHNVPEIEGNKEVKWIWTDHFAHVFPGQPNPYLAERLENQEFLLLCNHCDNPPCVRVCPTRATFQREDGIVMMDFHRCIGCRYCMAGCPFGARSFNFGDPRPHIEEENTEFPARMKGVVEKCNLCAERLAEGKIPACVEASEGGIIFGDLDDPDSEIRKVLKENYTIRRKVDLGTNPSVYYIV; the protein is encoded by the coding sequence ATGGATAACACTCGGAGAAAATTCCTAAAAATAGCGGGGATGGCGGCAGCTGTCGGCATGGGCTCCGGAGTCGCTGGCTCGGCCGTGGCCTCCTACAAGCCGCATCTGTCCAAGCATGAACAGCGCAAAGAGGCCCTGGAAGGCAAACGGTGGGGGCTGGTCATCGATACCCGCAAGTTCAAGTCCCATAAGGATTTCGAACGGTGCATCGAAGCCTGCCATAAGATCCACAATGTTCCCGAGATAGAGGGCAACAAGGAAGTCAAGTGGATCTGGACGGACCACTTCGCGCACGTCTTTCCCGGCCAACCGAATCCGTATCTGGCCGAGCGGCTCGAAAATCAGGAATTCCTGTTGTTGTGCAACCACTGCGATAACCCGCCATGCGTCCGGGTTTGCCCGACCAGGGCGACCTTCCAGCGTGAGGACGGGATCGTGATGATGGATTTTCACCGCTGTATCGGGTGCCGCTATTGCATGGCCGGCTGTCCGTTTGGGGCCCGGAGCTTTAATTTCGGCGACCCCCGTCCGCACATTGAAGAGGAAAACACCGAGTTTCCCGCCCGGATGAAAGGGGTGGTGGAAAAATGCAACCTGTGCGCCGAGCGGCTGGCCGAAGGGAAGATCCCGGCCTGCGTGGAAGCTTCGGAAGGGGGAATCATCTTTGGCGACCTCGACGATCCGGATTCCGAGATCCGCAAGGTCCTCAAGGAGAATTACACCATCCGGCGCAAGGTGGATCTGGGAACCAACCCGAGTGTCTACTACATCGTATAG